A genomic segment from Nicotiana sylvestris chromosome 1, ASM39365v2, whole genome shotgun sequence encodes:
- the LOC104219777 gene encoding uncharacterized protein: MGTEVLRPQNCLREPQAAMVFHRRKTGNGYYYNYGYRKPVVRTEKKKLNNKSQNQNKSEPLISRRSSADGGNVTILRRGESLDSLNPKIRSDEKKPEFTVYGTGRLGPEQPGMVPKQIRVGFSPADMYAGSAAFSNSPSPRSLPLPSFFNNSKKQVEFKSFDDSATRDLRRLLRLE; this comes from the coding sequence atgggAACGGAAGTGTTGAGGCCACAAAATTGTTTGAGGGAACCTCAGGCGGCGATGGTGTTTCATCGTCGGAAAACCGGAAATGGGTATTATTACAACTATGGCTACCGGAAACCGGTAGTCAGAACGGAGAAGAAGAAATTGAACAACAAGAGTCAGAACCAGAACAAATCCGAGCCATTGATTTCGAGGAGATCGTCGGCCGACGGTGGAAACGTGACGATTTTAAGAAGGGGCGAGTCGTTGGATTCCCTCAACCCGAAGATCAGGTCGGATGAGAAGAAACCTGAGTTCACAGTTTACGGAACCGGAAGATTGGGTCCAGAGCAACCCGGAATGGTGCCGAAGCAAATTCGGGTCGGGTTTTCTCCGGCCGACATGTACGCCGGATCGGCAGCGTTCTCGAATTCGCCGTCGCCGCGATCACTTCCTTTACCTTCTTTTTTTAACAACAGCAAAAAGCAAGTAGAGTTCAAGTCGTTTGATGATTCTGCCACCAGAGATTTAAGGCGGTTGCTCCGACTTGAGTAG